One window of the Streptomyces sp. ITFR-21 genome contains the following:
- a CDS encoding RDD family protein, which yields MDNREAIGSWLSGPRAAAEEMGVEFGYRGERLGLPEEGPGSIAPVGRRLAAVFVDWILCVLIAYGLIAHRDYNASNPWALLVFGALSVVGLSLIGSTPGKRLFGLRVVRLDGGRLLPLAVLIRTVLLLLVIPAAVWDRDTRGLHDKAAGAVQIRV from the coding sequence GTGGACAACAGGGAAGCAATCGGATCGTGGCTCTCGGGGCCCCGCGCGGCAGCCGAAGAGATGGGCGTCGAATTCGGCTACCGCGGTGAGCGGCTGGGTCTGCCCGAGGAGGGCCCCGGTTCGATCGCTCCGGTGGGCCGCCGACTGGCCGCGGTCTTCGTGGACTGGATTCTGTGCGTGCTGATCGCATACGGCCTGATCGCACACCGTGACTACAACGCGTCCAATCCGTGGGCGCTGCTGGTCTTCGGCGCGTTGAGCGTGGTGGGCCTGTCCCTCATCGGCAGTACGCCGGGCAAGCGGCTGTTCGGGCTGCGGGTCGTCCGGCTGGACGGCGGCCGGCTGCTGCCGCTCGCGGTGCTGATCCGTACGGTGCTGCTGCTGCTGGTGATCCCGGCCGCCGTCTGGGACCGCGACACCCGCGGCCTGCACGACAAGGCGGCCGGGGCCGTCCAGATCCGCGTCTAG
- the lipA gene encoding lipoyl synthase, with translation MSAVAPDGRKMLRLEVRNSQTPIERKPEWIKTRAKMGPEYTQMQKLVKSEGLHTVCQEAGCPNIYECWEDREATFLIGGDQCTRRCDFCQIDTGRPAALDRDEPRRVGESVLTMDLNYATITGVARDDLADGGSWLYAETVRQIHAMTADRPGGRTKVELLIPDFNAEPAQLAEVFGSRPQVLAHNVETVPRIFKRIRPAFRYERSLEVITRAREAGLVTKSNLILGMGEERAEISQALRDLHEAGCELITITQYLRPSVRHHPVERWVKPAEFVELKEEAEQIGFAGVMSGPLVRSSYRAGRLFQQAVDRRAQAAA, from the coding sequence GTGTCCGCAGTCGCACCCGACGGACGCAAAATGCTGCGCCTTGAGGTCCGCAACAGCCAGACCCCCATCGAGCGCAAGCCCGAATGGATCAAGACCCGGGCGAAGATGGGCCCCGAGTACACGCAGATGCAGAAACTCGTCAAGAGCGAGGGGCTGCACACGGTGTGCCAGGAGGCCGGCTGCCCCAACATCTACGAGTGCTGGGAGGACCGCGAGGCGACCTTCCTGATCGGCGGCGACCAGTGCACCCGGCGCTGCGACTTCTGCCAGATCGACACCGGCCGGCCGGCCGCCCTCGACCGCGACGAGCCGCGCCGGGTCGGCGAGTCCGTACTCACCATGGACCTGAACTACGCCACCATCACCGGTGTCGCGCGCGACGACCTGGCGGACGGCGGCTCCTGGCTGTACGCCGAGACGGTCCGGCAGATCCACGCGATGACCGCGGACCGGCCCGGCGGCCGTACCAAGGTCGAGCTGCTGATCCCGGACTTCAACGCGGAGCCCGCCCAGCTGGCCGAGGTCTTCGGATCGCGCCCGCAGGTGCTGGCGCACAACGTCGAGACGGTGCCGCGGATCTTCAAGCGGATCCGTCCCGCCTTCCGCTACGAGCGCTCGCTGGAGGTGATCACCCGGGCCCGCGAGGCCGGTCTGGTCACCAAGTCCAACCTGATCCTGGGCATGGGCGAGGAGCGGGCGGAGATCAGCCAGGCGCTGCGGGACCTGCACGAGGCCGGATGCGAGCTGATCACCATCACCCAGTACCTGCGGCCGTCGGTGCGGCACCACCCGGTGGAGCGGTGGGTGAAGCCCGCGGAGTTCGTGGAGCTGAAGGAGGAGGCCGAGCAGATCGGCTTCGCCGGTGTGATGTCGGGGCCGCTGGTGCGCTCGTCGTACCGGGCCGGGCGGCTCTTCCAGCAGGCGGTGGACCGGCGGGCGCAGGCGGCGGCCTGA
- a CDS encoding DUF4191 domain-containing protein: MARKEPSENPGRLKQIAQTYKMTRQADSKIGLVLAAVGIVTFGVILAIGFLIDHPVYAGVLGLLLAVLAMAVVFGRRAETAAFGQLEGKPGAAAAVLQNVRGWTVTPAVAMNKNQDVVHRAIGKAGVVLVGEGNPNRVKGLLAAEKKRVSRIVYDVPVHDYIVGDGTGELPLKKIRTTLLRLPRSLSGPKTTEVNDRLRALGDMMSNMPIPKGPMPRGMRMPKGR, translated from the coding sequence ATGGCGAGGAAGGAACCATCCGAGAATCCTGGGCGACTGAAGCAGATCGCCCAGACGTACAAGATGACCAGGCAGGCCGACTCCAAGATCGGGCTTGTCCTTGCGGCTGTGGGAATCGTCACCTTCGGTGTCATCCTCGCCATCGGCTTCTTGATCGACCACCCTGTCTACGCCGGCGTCCTGGGCCTCCTGCTGGCCGTGCTCGCCATGGCGGTCGTCTTCGGCCGCCGCGCCGAGACGGCCGCGTTCGGACAGCTCGAAGGCAAGCCGGGTGCGGCGGCGGCCGTCCTGCAGAACGTCCGCGGCTGGACCGTGACCCCGGCGGTCGCCATGAACAAGAACCAGGACGTGGTGCACCGGGCGATCGGCAAGGCGGGCGTCGTCCTGGTCGGCGAGGGCAACCCCAACCGGGTCAAGGGCCTGCTGGCCGCTGAGAAGAAGCGGGTGTCCCGGATCGTCTACGACGTGCCGGTGCACGACTACATCGTCGGCGACGGCACGGGCGAGCTGCCGCTGAAGAAGATCCGCACCACGCTGCTGCGGCTGCCGCGGTCGCTGAGCGGCCCGAAGACCACCGAGGTCAACGACCGGCTGCGGGCGCTCGGCGACATGATGAGCAACATGCCGATCCCCAAGGGCCCGATGCCGCGCGGGATGCGGATGCCGAAGGGGCGCTGA